In Leisingera sp. NJS204, one DNA window encodes the following:
- a CDS encoding SEL1-like repeat protein gives MSLRPLVAALWLALPAAAAGQQAAPLEQLRAEAAAGQAAAQYALALRLQDGRGVLQNYGRAADWLTRAAEQGHAAAQNRLGQSYHSGLGVAQDRAQALHWLEQAAASGTAQYLFDLAAVLEQAPDGSGAAQAAELYARAAGQGHQDAAVSLGVLYQNGTGVAQDPARARQLYEGPAAAGHPRALNNLGLMHVRAEGAVQDYARAAALFEAASAQGLAPAIRNLGVMYENGFGVPLDEARAADLYRRAARAAGAAADPGLIYDARLAPPDSSAAGLERLTDGAAAGDPLAQFQLAWLALQQPDPSRAGLLAAAGWLRASAEAGYPAAMANLGWMYFEGRALPQDYVLGYMWLVLAASAGLPEARGLSAALQARLTPAQLAEAQELAAAKAEAGPQH, from the coding sequence ATGAGCCTGCGCCCGCTGGTGGCCGCACTGTGGCTGGCGCTGCCGGCCGCTGCAGCCGGGCAGCAGGCAGCGCCGCTGGAGCAATTGCGCGCCGAAGCTGCTGCAGGCCAGGCCGCGGCGCAATACGCGCTGGCGCTGCGGCTGCAGGATGGCCGCGGCGTGCTGCAGAATTACGGCCGTGCCGCGGATTGGCTGACCCGCGCCGCAGAGCAGGGCCATGCGGCAGCGCAGAACCGGCTGGGCCAGTCCTACCACAGCGGGCTGGGGGTGGCGCAGGACCGGGCGCAGGCGCTGCACTGGCTGGAACAGGCCGCTGCCAGCGGCACGGCGCAGTATCTTTTCGACCTGGCTGCGGTTCTGGAACAGGCGCCGGACGGCAGCGGCGCGGCGCAAGCGGCAGAGCTTTATGCCCGCGCTGCCGGGCAGGGCCATCAGGATGCGGCTGTCAGCCTGGGGGTGCTGTACCAGAACGGCACTGGCGTGGCGCAGGATCCGGCGCGGGCCCGCCAGCTGTATGAAGGCCCGGCTGCGGCCGGTCATCCCCGGGCGCTGAACAATCTGGGCCTGATGCATGTGCGCGCTGAAGGCGCCGTGCAGGATTATGCCCGCGCCGCCGCCCTGTTCGAGGCGGCCTCTGCCCAGGGGCTGGCCCCGGCCATCCGCAATCTCGGGGTGATGTATGAAAACGGCTTTGGCGTGCCGCTGGATGAGGCCCGCGCGGCAGATCTTTACCGCCGCGCGGCCCGCGCCGCCGGTGCCGCGGCGGATCCAGGGCTGATCTATGACGCCCGGCTGGCGCCGCCCGACAGCAGTGCCGCAGGGCTGGAGCGGCTGACGGACGGGGCAGCGGCCGGCGATCCGCTGGCGCAGTTCCAACTGGCCTGGCTGGCCTTGCAGCAGCCGGATCCGTCCCGCGCCGGGCTGCTGGCGGCTGCCGGATGGCTGCGCGCCTCGGCAGAGGCGGGCTACCCGGCGGCGATGGCCAACCTCGGCTGGATGTATTTTGAAGGCCGCGCGCTGCCGCAGGATTATGTGCTGGGCTATATGTGGCTGGTGCTGGCGGCCAGCGCCGGCCTGCCGGAAGCGCGCGGTCTGAGCGCGGCGCTGCAGGCCAGGCTGACCCCGGCGCAATTGGCCGAAGCCCAGGAGCTGGCGGCGGCCAAGGCAGAGGCCGGGCCGCAGCACTAG
- a CDS encoding SEL1-like repeat protein, whose product MTLFRFAPLCLILAAAPLCLRAQEAAPATPETAAASQDALTMAEVEQAWAAKDFARVRQGLAQLAAAPGAAFAQYRYGRVLLEGLGGPADPAAAQGWLQRAAEQGQTQAAVLLARLYLSAVPGGPARDPVQAAQLLLAAGARGSSEAQYYLGLLHQTGEGVAQDVASAAAWLQAAAEQGHSAAQFELSRIYSRGQGVAQDTARALHWLQEAAAAGHGEAQFYLAYALDSGQGIGRDRAAALDWLRRAGEGGFVPAQAALGRKYLKGDGAEADPAGALRWLHSAAEAGEGSAMAALGEAYLGAYGVPEDVPQAWQLYRSAWERGLPQAAVGLAGMLEQGRGRDPDLEQAVILYRKAAELGSHAAELNLGRLAGAGRLDGLLAPHRAVPWALVAARQGDTAAEAWMAQQAAAGLRPAQTALGLRLTETGARPAEAAALFEAAAAAGDSAAQHQLGLLYTKGLGRDQDYVQAYKWLNIAAASGSAGALKTRAVVADLMTAEQVAEAQAAARAFLAAATAPAGQAAE is encoded by the coding sequence ATGACCTTATTCCGTTTTGCCCCGCTGTGCCTGATCCTTGCTGCCGCCCCGCTGTGCCTGCGGGCGCAGGAGGCGGCGCCTGCCACGCCTGAAACCGCGGCTGCCAGCCAGGATGCGCTGACGATGGCAGAGGTGGAACAGGCCTGGGCGGCAAAGGATTTCGCGCGTGTCCGCCAAGGGCTGGCACAGCTGGCAGCGGCCCCGGGAGCGGCGTTTGCCCAGTACCGCTATGGCCGGGTGCTGCTGGAAGGGCTGGGCGGCCCGGCGGATCCGGCGGCGGCGCAGGGCTGGCTGCAGCGCGCTGCGGAGCAGGGCCAGACGCAGGCGGCGGTGCTGCTGGCGCGGCTGTATCTCAGCGCGGTGCCGGGCGGTCCGGCCCGCGACCCGGTGCAGGCGGCACAGCTGCTGCTGGCGGCGGGCGCGCGCGGCAGCAGCGAGGCGCAATACTACCTGGGGCTTTTGCACCAGACGGGCGAGGGGGTGGCGCAGGATGTCGCCAGTGCTGCGGCCTGGCTGCAGGCCGCGGCAGAGCAAGGCCACAGCGCGGCGCAGTTTGAGCTGAGCCGCATCTATTCCCGCGGTCAGGGCGTTGCGCAGGATACCGCCCGGGCGCTGCATTGGCTGCAAGAGGCCGCAGCAGCAGGCCACGGTGAGGCGCAGTTCTACCTGGCCTATGCGCTGGACAGCGGCCAGGGCATAGGCCGCGACCGCGCGGCGGCCCTGGACTGGCTGCGGCGGGCGGGCGAGGGCGGTTTTGTGCCGGCCCAGGCGGCGCTGGGGCGCAAATACCTCAAGGGGGACGGGGCAGAGGCCGATCCGGCAGGCGCGTTGCGCTGGCTGCACAGTGCCGCCGAAGCGGGCGAGGGCAGCGCGATGGCGGCGCTGGGGGAGGCGTATTTGGGCGCCTATGGCGTGCCGGAGGATGTGCCGCAGGCCTGGCAGCTGTACCGCAGCGCCTGGGAACGGGGGCTGCCGCAGGCTGCGGTGGGACTGGCGGGTATGCTGGAGCAAGGCCGCGGCCGGGATCCGGATCTGGAACAGGCGGTGATTCTGTACCGTAAAGCGGCAGAACTGGGCAGCCATGCTGCGGAATTGAACCTGGGGCGGCTGGCCGGAGCGGGCCGCCTGGACGGGTTGCTGGCACCGCATCGGGCGGTGCCCTGGGCATTGGTAGCCGCCCGTCAGGGCGACACGGCGGCTGAGGCCTGGATGGCGCAGCAGGCGGCTGCCGGGCTGCGGCCGGCGCAGACCGCGCTGGGATTGCGGCTGACAGAGACAGGGGCACGCCCGGCTGAGGCGGCGGCGCTGTTTGAGGCGGCGGCGGCGGCCGGTGACAGTGCAGCGCAGCACCAGCTGGGGCTGCTTTATACCAAGGGGCTGGGGCGCGATCAGGATTATGTGCAGGCCTATAAATGGCTGAACATCGCCGCCGCAAGCGGCAGTGCCGGGGCGCTGAAAACCCGCGCGGTGGTGGCGGATTTGATGACAGCGGAACAAGTCGCCGAAGCTCAGGCGGCGGCGCGTGCCTTCCTGGCGGCGGCCACGGCTCCGGCCGGGCAGGCGGCAGAATGA
- a CDS encoding prepilin peptidase, whose amino-acid sequence MSLGAGLEAGIAAGIAAGLAAGLPAWLLLLLLAPAAGSFLAVLADRLPRGEDVIRQRSACRSCGQRLGAADLVPLLSFVLTRGHCRHCGAAVPPWLLYFEIAATGAAVLALAAGGSAAEVLLACLFLWLLLTLAVADLLWLRLPDVLTGALFALVLLTGLQPGGAGLAAVLGGAALGAGGFLALRLGYRALRGREGLGLGDVKLMAGLGGFAGAMDLPLLLLLASGGALAAAWLQRRRLRGGMVLPFGAALCAAAAVLWLLRAAGGV is encoded by the coding sequence ATGAGCCTTGGGGCGGGTCTTGAGGCCGGGATTGCGGCCGGGATTGCGGCCGGGCTGGCTGCTGGGTTGCCAGCCTGGCTGCTGCTGCTGCTGCTGGCGCCGGCTGCGGGGTCGTTCCTGGCGGTGCTGGCCGACCGGCTGCCGCGCGGCGAGGATGTGATCCGGCAGCGCTCGGCCTGCCGCAGCTGCGGCCAGCGGCTGGGGGCTGCGGATCTGGTCCCGCTGCTCTCCTTTGTTCTGACACGCGGACACTGCCGCCACTGCGGCGCGGCGGTGCCGCCCTGGCTGCTGTATTTTGAGATCGCGGCAACCGGTGCTGCGGTGCTGGCACTGGCGGCGGGCGGCAGCGCGGCGGAGGTTCTGCTCGCCTGCCTGTTTCTGTGGCTGCTGCTGACGCTGGCGGTTGCGGATCTGTTGTGGCTGCGGCTGCCGGATGTGCTGACGGGGGCGCTGTTTGCGCTGGTGCTGCTGACGGGGCTGCAGCCAGGCGGCGCCGGGCTGGCGGCGGTGCTGGGCGGCGCGGCGCTGGGGGCGGGCGGTTTTCTGGCGCTGCGGCTGGGCTACCGGGCGTTGCGCGGGCGCGAGGGGCTGGGACTGGGCGACGTCAAGCTGATGGCGGGCCTGGGCGGTTTTGCCGGGGCGATGGACCTGCCGCTGCTGCTGCTGCTGGCCTCGGGCGGGGCGCTGGCGGCGGCCTGGCTGCAGCGGCGGCGGCTGCGCGGCGGCATGGTGCTGCCTTTTGGCGCGGCGCTGTGCGCGGCGGCGGCGGTGCTGTGGCTGCTGCGGGCCGCAGGAGGGGTTTGA
- the gspG gene encoding type II secretion system major pseudopilin GspG encodes MVVVVILSILALVVVPRVIDRPDQARAARAKADIAAIASAVKLYRLDNYRYPTTEQGLAALVQKPGGNPVPANWAQNGYMDRLPQDPWGQPYNYLSPGVHGEFDIFSYGANGAAGGSGADADIGSWTLQ; translated from the coding sequence ATGGTGGTGGTGGTGATTCTCTCGATCCTCGCCCTGGTGGTGGTGCCGCGGGTGATCGACCGGCCCGATCAGGCCCGCGCCGCCCGCGCCAAGGCCGACATCGCCGCCATTGCCAGCGCCGTCAAACTCTACCGGCTCGACAACTACCGCTACCCCACCACCGAGCAGGGCCTGGCCGCCCTGGTGCAAAAGCCCGGCGGCAATCCGGTGCCCGCCAATTGGGCCCAAAACGGTTATATGGACCGGCTGCCGCAGGATCCCTGGGGCCAGCCCTACAACTACCTGTCGCCCGGCGTGCATGGCGAGTTCGACATCTTCAGCTATGGCGCCAACGGAGCGGCCGGCGGCAGCGGCGCGGATGCGGATATTGGCTCTTGGACCCTTCAATAG
- a CDS encoding prepilin-type N-terminal cleavage/methylation domain-containing protein, protein MDPSIEPASPVSTAAGFTLIELLISVAILSVLATAAVLALGGGPDRSSRDLALFRSQYGAARALAIASGQSRGLVLTPQGLRLARRDTDGWDISERLQPWQGKVALSARRPAAGTPGIILLANGSSSAFSIAFGSAARCRSDGWEALACREN, encoded by the coding sequence TTGGACCCTTCAATAGAGCCTGCTTCCCCTGTTTCAACAGCTGCCGGCTTTACCCTGATTGAGCTGCTGATCAGTGTCGCCATCCTGTCGGTGCTGGCTACGGCGGCGGTGCTGGCTTTGGGCGGCGGACCGGACCGCAGCAGCCGCGATCTGGCGCTGTTCCGCAGCCAGTACGGCGCCGCCCGGGCCCTGGCCATCGCCAGCGGCCAAAGCCGCGGGCTGGTCCTCACCCCCCAGGGATTGCGCCTGGCCCGCCGCGACACCGACGGCTGGGATATCTCAGAGCGGCTGCAGCCCTGGCAGGGAAAGGTGGCCCTCTCCGCCCGCCGCCCGGCTGCCGGAACACCCGGAATCATCCTGCTGGCCAATGGAAGCTCCAGCGCCTTCAGCATTGCCTTTGGCAGCGCCGCCCGCTGCCGCAGCGACGGATGGGAGGCGCTGGCATGCCGCGAAAACTGA
- a CDS encoding type II secretion system protein GspJ has product MRGRRAPADRGLSLIELVAAMAIFALVAVLGVQALGGMIRMRGTLEARAAETAALEQALSLLRADLSAAVPMLFYPPGRGAPQSALRLRGGVLALSAGGQPALDPEPQALGLQRIEWQLQGGRLSRRAWPALIPASAASRSPAVTVLEGVSGLRVRSYWEGPGWVEGTAALSPQPQTSPATAADTDQAGGAPEVYSSTLPLAVELQLETKGFGSIRLVETLK; this is encoded by the coding sequence GTGAGAGGCCGGCGCGCCCCGGCAGACCGCGGCCTCAGCCTGATCGAGCTGGTGGCGGCGATGGCCATCTTTGCGCTGGTGGCGGTGCTGGGTGTCCAGGCCCTGGGCGGTATGATCCGGATGCGCGGCACGCTGGAGGCCCGCGCCGCAGAGACCGCCGCGCTGGAGCAAGCGCTGAGCCTGCTGCGCGCCGATCTGTCAGCCGCGGTGCCGATGCTGTTTTACCCGCCGGGCCGTGGCGCTCCGCAATCAGCGCTGCGGTTGCGCGGCGGCGTGCTGGCGCTTTCCGCGGGCGGCCAGCCGGCGCTGGATCCGGAGCCGCAGGCTTTGGGGCTGCAGCGGATCGAATGGCAGCTGCAGGGCGGCCGCCTCAGCCGCCGCGCCTGGCCTGCGCTGATACCCGCCAGCGCCGCCTCGCGTTCGCCGGCAGTGACGGTGCTTGAGGGCGTATCCGGGCTGCGGGTGCGCAGCTATTGGGAGGGTCCCGGCTGGGTGGAGGGCACAGCAGCGCTTAGCCCGCAACCACAGACCAGCCCTGCAACGGCAGCGGATACCGACCAGGCCGGCGGCGCCCCCGAGGTCTATTCCAGCACCCTGCCGCTGGCGGTGGAACTGCAGCTCGAAACCAAGGGTTTCGGCTCTATACGGCTGGTGGAGACCCTGAAATGA
- the gspK gene encoding type II secretion system minor pseudopilin GspK produces MNRRQNSSRGFVLVNALVLVAALSAVAVLLLARAESGRARLQAGQEADQLALALDAFDALAITLLAQDRSATDHPGEAWARVQAEQALARGAVSGRIEDLQGRFNVNWLADPDNTAARAAFARLLKILALPPRTGETIRAALQPGGPQNRAAWARLDPPLDPVGGALLDAGQLAGIPGLPPRSYQRLRPYITALPGSSRLNVNTASPQVLAAFLPHLPPAALARLQTALPAASPEAFLAAAGLARISAEQAPEQSDETAADHLGAEQITVVSHWFRASSQAQLGTLSAQRSTVLRKTGAARRPAVAWRLTRRP; encoded by the coding sequence ATGAACCGCCGCCAGAACAGCAGCCGCGGCTTTGTCCTGGTCAATGCGCTGGTGCTGGTGGCGGCGCTGTCGGCGGTGGCGGTGCTGCTGCTGGCACGCGCCGAAAGCGGCCGGGCACGGCTGCAGGCCGGGCAGGAGGCGGATCAGCTGGCGCTGGCGCTGGACGCCTTTGATGCGCTGGCCATCACCCTGCTGGCGCAGGACCGCTCCGCCACCGATCACCCCGGCGAGGCCTGGGCCCGCGTGCAGGCGGAACAGGCATTGGCACGGGGCGCGGTCAGCGGCCGGATCGAAGATCTGCAAGGGCGCTTCAATGTGAACTGGCTGGCGGATCCGGACAATACCGCTGCCCGGGCCGCCTTTGCCCGGCTGCTGAAGATCCTGGCGCTGCCGCCCCGCACCGGCGAGACCATCCGCGCCGCCCTGCAGCCGGGCGGGCCGCAGAACCGCGCGGCCTGGGCCCGGCTTGATCCGCCGCTGGACCCGGTGGGCGGCGCGCTGCTGGACGCCGGGCAGCTGGCCGGCATCCCCGGCCTGCCACCGCGCAGCTATCAGCGGCTGCGCCCCTATATCACCGCCCTGCCCGGCAGCAGCCGCCTGAATGTGAACACCGCCTCTCCGCAGGTGCTGGCCGCCTTTCTGCCGCATCTGCCGCCCGCAGCCCTGGCCCGGCTGCAAACCGCGCTGCCCGCCGCCTCTCCCGAGGCTTTTCTGGCCGCCGCCGGCCTGGCCCGGATCAGCGCAGAGCAGGCCCCGGAACAAAGCGATGAGACAGCGGCAGATCACTTGGGCGCAGAGCAGATCACAGTGGTCTCGCACTGGTTCCGCGCCAGTTCGCAGGCGCAACTGGGCACACTCTCCGCACAGCGCAGCACGGTGCTGCGCAAAACCGGCGCCGCCCGGCGGCCTGCAGTCGCCTGGCGGCTGACCCGCCGGCCCTGA
- the gspL gene encoding type II secretion system protein GspL has protein sequence MPSASAKPDIAAEFVRLGPDGSAAAAPHQVVTVPGETVPLFALDLPARLRGQAREQVARRQLAARLGLRSDQISMHPFAPARKTAAAWTRVLAAETGWLDSLRRLPGRAVLPDYLALPAAAGIWSLALRGSGPGAAISVRLGVEDGFTAQAPLTLMMLQQALDSRPRPKALLLPAEAPPEFAELARAHGIPAAASPAAVAALGLPQPVVLGHGELTCDLRRNPMAAQAQLERKLLPWRWPLLAAVLAAALWSAAQITAILRIEAQTAAAAAETTALAQTHFTNGAPVLDARLQISRALAGLRNAAGPAAQPDVLELTRRIAAVAAKAGARAESLSYQQGEAVRLAVRLADFAAADQLAAALRTQGLAVQLTDSRADGSEGGVFAEFAITADSPGPDGERR, from the coding sequence ATGCCCTCTGCCAGCGCCAAGCCAGACATCGCCGCAGAGTTTGTCCGCCTGGGACCGGACGGCAGTGCCGCGGCTGCGCCGCATCAGGTGGTGACCGTGCCCGGCGAAACGGTGCCGCTGTTTGCGCTGGATCTGCCTGCCAGGCTGCGCGGTCAGGCCCGCGAGCAGGTCGCCCGGCGCCAGCTGGCCGCCCGGCTGGGGCTGCGCAGCGATCAGATCTCTATGCACCCCTTTGCCCCGGCCCGCAAAACCGCCGCCGCTTGGACCCGGGTGCTGGCCGCCGAGACCGGCTGGCTGGACAGTCTGCGCCGCCTGCCCGGCCGGGCGGTGCTGCCCGATTACCTGGCACTGCCCGCCGCCGCCGGCATCTGGAGCCTCGCCCTGCGCGGCAGCGGCCCGGGTGCTGCAATCAGCGTCCGGCTGGGGGTGGAGGACGGCTTTACCGCCCAGGCGCCGCTGACCCTGATGATGCTGCAGCAGGCGCTGGACAGCCGCCCCCGGCCCAAAGCGCTGCTGCTGCCTGCGGAAGCGCCGCCGGAATTTGCGGAGCTGGCCCGTGCCCACGGCATCCCCGCAGCTGCCAGCCCCGCCGCAGTGGCAGCATTGGGGCTGCCGCAACCGGTGGTGCTGGGGCATGGCGAATTGACCTGCGATCTGCGCCGCAACCCGATGGCGGCTCAGGCGCAGCTGGAGCGCAAACTGCTGCCCTGGCGCTGGCCGCTGCTGGCTGCGGTACTGGCAGCAGCGCTGTGGAGCGCTGCCCAGATCACTGCCATCCTCCGCATCGAGGCACAGACCGCTGCCGCGGCGGCAGAAACCACGGCCCTGGCGCAGACGCATTTCACCAATGGCGCGCCGGTGCTCGATGCCCGGCTGCAAATCAGCCGCGCCCTGGCCGGACTGCGCAATGCCGCCGGACCGGCAGCGCAGCCGGATGTGCTGGAGCTGACCCGCCGCATCGCCGCTGTGGCCGCCAAAGCCGGCGCCCGGGCCGAAAGCCTCAGCTATCAGCAAGGCGAAGCGGTGCGGCTGGCGGTGCGGCTGGCCGATTTTGCCGCCGCCGATCAGCTGGCAGCGGCACTGCGGACGCAAGGTCTGGCGGTGCAGCTGACCGATTCCCGGGCCGATGGCAGCGAGGGCGGCGTCTTTGCCGAATTTGCCATCACCGCAGACAGCCCGGGCCCGGACGGAGAGCGCCGATGA
- the gspM gene encoding type II secretion system protein GspM, producing MTARMISRLAGLLLPLNRRERLLLAALLLAVLPLGAGFALLLPLHERRLAAEQAQAEAAALQAWAAGRLAEKQTLARSAPPAPGAPAGLSGIEQRLIAAGLRRRLSGLGSGPGETVELRFDSIGFEELGAFLMGAHPAWGYRLRSFRFEAQEAPGRVAAWITLAPQQ from the coding sequence ATGACCGCCCGGATGATCTCCCGCCTGGCCGGCCTGCTGCTGCCGCTCAACCGCCGCGAACGGCTGCTGCTGGCCGCATTGCTGCTGGCGGTGCTGCCGCTGGGGGCCGGGTTTGCGCTGCTGCTGCCGCTGCATGAACGCCGCCTGGCGGCGGAACAGGCGCAGGCCGAAGCCGCCGCCTTGCAGGCCTGGGCGGCCGGGCGGCTGGCAGAGAAACAGACCCTGGCCCGCAGCGCGCCGCCTGCCCCCGGCGCCCCGGCCGGTCTCAGCGGTATTGAACAAAGGCTGATTGCCGCCGGGCTGCGGCGCCGGCTCAGCGGGCTGGGCAGCGGTCCCGGAGAGACGGTGGAGCTGCGCTTTGACAGCATTGGCTTTGAGGAGCTCGGCGCCTTTCTGATGGGCGCGCATCCCGCCTGGGGCTACCGCCTGCGCAGTTTCCGCTTTGAGGCACAGGAGGCACCGGGGCGGGTGGCCGCCTGGATCACCCTGGCGCCGCAGCAATAA
- a CDS encoding type II secretion system protein N — MRLISAFCTLIALAAAAQAGHLLWQEIQGPSSLPVHAHAAAPAAVQQPAAATAPPRSWAPLFGEKQPPQPQAPASAPAPAASAAEPPLASLGYALQGVVQAGEATWAMISHPAGARLLRAGDELPGGIKVVRIDSRGLWLSRSDGAPELLNFPQ, encoded by the coding sequence ATGCGTCTGATATCTGCATTCTGCACGCTGATCGCGCTGGCCGCGGCCGCCCAGGCCGGGCATCTTCTGTGGCAGGAAATCCAAGGCCCATCCAGCCTGCCCGTCCACGCCCATGCAGCCGCCCCTGCCGCCGTCCAGCAGCCCGCCGCCGCAACCGCGCCGCCGCGCAGCTGGGCGCCGCTGTTCGGGGAGAAACAACCGCCGCAGCCGCAGGCTCCTGCATCCGCGCCTGCCCCGGCGGCAAGCGCCGCCGAACCGCCGCTTGCCAGCCTGGGCTATGCGCTCCAAGGGGTGGTGCAGGCAGGCGAGGCCACCTGGGCGATGATCTCCCATCCCGCCGGCGCCCGGCTGCTGCGGGCCGGGGATGAGCTGCCCGGCGGTATCAAAGTGGTGCGGATCGACAGCCGCGGTCTGTGGCTGTCGCGCAGCGATGGCGCGCCTGAACTGCTGAATTTCCCGCAATAG
- a CDS encoding type II secretion system F family protein, with protein sequence MKAYAYTAYTSAGRKRRGTVVAETEADAAAQLAAQDLFPADLSEARRRGSNRAASRWRQRRLIPDLQAVFTRQMAVMLAAELPVDEALEAVRAGGHPALDAMAAQARAALLDGAALSEALADAGAGFPPFYLAALRAGEEAGELAAVFDGLAAHLEQQNTGRAQIATALVYPGFVAAVSVLVCGILMTSVAPEIVAMFEMTGRPLPPLTAAVLAVSDFLRDQAAVLMVLAAALAVFLAAVPRVPRLRHLRDRILLRLPVLGRLARLGEAVQYMRTLALVLGSRHAVLSAASSAAGVLEIARFQDEAGAVAAAVRQGESLSAALGRLSFLPPVARQLISAGEVSVQLARMTGRAADLTEHRLQTERKRIAALLEPVLMMLVGGLVLVIVLAVLLPVFDLQAAIAG encoded by the coding sequence ATGAAGGCCTATGCCTATACCGCCTACACCAGCGCCGGCCGCAAACGGCGCGGCACCGTGGTGGCGGAAACCGAAGCAGATGCCGCCGCCCAGCTGGCGGCGCAGGATCTGTTTCCCGCAGATCTCTCTGAGGCGCGCCGCCGCGGGTCCAACAGAGCGGCCAGCCGCTGGCGCCAGCGCCGCCTGATCCCGGATCTGCAGGCGGTTTTCACCCGCCAGATGGCGGTGATGCTGGCGGCTGAACTGCCGGTGGATGAAGCGCTCGAGGCGGTGCGCGCGGGCGGCCATCCGGCGCTGGATGCAATGGCGGCGCAGGCGCGGGCGGCTTTGCTGGACGGGGCGGCGCTGTCGGAGGCGCTGGCGGATGCGGGTGCGGGGTTTCCGCCCTTTTACCTGGCCGCTCTCAGGGCCGGCGAGGAGGCCGGCGAGCTGGCGGCGGTGTTTGACGGGCTGGCTGCGCATCTGGAGCAGCAGAACACCGGGCGCGCCCAGATTGCCACCGCGCTGGTCTATCCGGGGTTTGTGGCCGCGGTCTCGGTTCTGGTCTGCGGTATTCTGATGACCAGCGTGGCGCCCGAAATCGTGGCGATGTTTGAAATGACCGGCCGGCCGCTGCCGCCGCTGACGGCGGCGGTGCTGGCGGTCTCGGACTTTCTGAGGGATCAGGCGGCGGTGCTGATGGTGCTGGCCGCTGCCCTGGCGGTTTTTCTGGCGGCGGTGCCGCGGGTGCCGCGCCTGCGCCACCTGCGGGACCGGATCCTGTTGCGGCTGCCGGTGCTGGGGCGGCTGGCACGGCTGGGCGAGGCGGTGCAGTATATGCGCACCCTGGCGCTGGTTCTGGGCTCGCGCCATGCGGTGCTGAGTGCTGCCTCCAGTGCCGCCGGAGTGCTGGAGATCGCCCGGTTCCAGGACGAGGCCGGCGCCGTGGCCGCGGCGGTGCGCCAGGGCGAAAGCCTGTCAGCGGCGCTGGGGCGGCTCAGCTTTCTGCCGCCGGTGGCGCGGCAGCTGATCAGTGCGGGCGAAGTCTCGGTGCAGCTGGCCCGGATGACCGGGCGGGCCGCCGATCTGACCGAACACCGGCTGCAGACCGAGCGCAAGCGCATCGCTGCCCTGCTGGAACCGGTGCTGATGATGCTGGTGGGCGGGCTGGTGCTGGTGATTGTGCTGGCGGTGCTGTTGCCGGTCTTTGATCTGCAGGCGGCGATTGCGGGCTGA